In the Cololabis saira isolate AMF1-May2022 chromosome 7, fColSai1.1, whole genome shotgun sequence genome, one interval contains:
- the LOC133446758 gene encoding diacylglycerol kinase theta-like, whose protein sequence is MAESDPGTASPVSGKKRAQQSPRCRYRSSAPGHRFRRVTLTKPTFCHGCSDFVWGLIGFLCEVCNFMCHEKCLKTLKTVCSCMTPSLVQVPVSHCFGPAGHKKRFCCVCRKQTEGSSALRCEVCELHVHADCAPFTCADCRVCHQDGVLDQDRVQDQAQHHWREGNLPAAARCQVCRRSCGSSEVLAGSRCEWCGITSHAACRAAVPPECTLGRLRGLLLPPRCVRLQARNFSRRHLYRVPETPEQDHSDDGDLSAAASKDGQPSTPETGKQFLKVFDGDDALKRSASRLVSVCRATRNEDVVVRSPLRAFYLPDDPQDFELHDGGGLQRLHDDDVLNRNGGGSLKDGGDAWILTARPQDAAVIQVFAGWSRSCSSFASVSVSEKSTAASVLSEVLALLDRQGEDASNFSLQEVNMSSKQVQRQMLSPRENVLEKLRGIRKLSLRQMNQTRFYVVENRNRTVQVNLLIGGLPPLLTKDEYVQLIQEHLAIKGHLVAFSQIYGSQGAAALQISCFSEAERIYMLAKDTTINSKTLTSLVIPEVQHQELGPDVCPLLVFVNPKSGGLKGRELLYSFRKILNPHQVFDICNGGPLAGLHTFREVPRFRVLVCGGDGTVGWVLGVLEAVRHKLVCREPPIGIVPLGTGNDLARILRWGAGYSGEDPHHILVSVDEADVVLMDRWTILLDAQEIGEDGKENGFLEPPKIVQMNNYFGLGIDAELSLDFHLAREDEPDKFTSRFHNKGVYVKVGLQKISHSRSLHKELQLQVDSQNVPLPNIEGLIFLNIPSWGSGADLWGSEVDGRYGKPRIDDGLLEVVGVTGVVHMGQVQSGMRSGIRIAQGNYIRLTVSKPIPVQVDGEPWIQPPGHIIISAAGPKVRMLRKSKQKQKKSSANARDSESPSSRDGRL, encoded by the exons gtgcCGGTGTCTCACTGCTTCGGTCCCGCCGGCCACAAGAAGCGTTTCTGCTGCGTCTGCAGGAAACAGACGGAGGGAAGTTCGGCGCTGCGCTGCGAAG TGTGTGAGCTCCACGTTCACGCCGACTGCGCCCCCTTCACCTGTGCCGACTGCCGGGTCTGTCACCAGGACGGGGTTCTGGACCAG GACCGGGTCCAGGACCAGGCCCAGCACCACTGGCGGGAGGGGAACCTGCCGGCGGCGGCGCGGTGCCAGGTCTGCCGCCGCTCCTGCGGCTCCTCCGAGGTTCTGGCGGGGAGCAGGTGCGAGTGGTGCGGCATCACG AGCCACGCGGCGTGCCGCGCCGCCGTGCCCCCAGAGTGCACCCTGGGACGTCTGCGCGGCCTGCTGCTGCCCCCCCGCTGCGTCCGGCTGCAGGCCAGGAACTTCAGCAGGAGGCACCTGTACCGGGTCCCGGAGACCCCTGAGCAGG ATCACTCCGACGACGGTGATCTGTCTGCTGCTGCGTCTAAAGACGGTCAACCGTCGACTCCAGAGACAG GAAAACAGTTTCTGAAGGTGTTTGATGGCGACGATGCGCTGAAGCGCAGCGCCTCCCGCCTGGTGTCCGTCTGTAGAGCCACGAGGAACGAAGACGTGGTGGTGAGATCCC CGCTGAGGGCCTTCTACCTACCCGACGACCCGCAGGACTTCGAGCTGCACGACGGCGGCGGCCTGCAGCGTCTCCACGACGACGACGTCCTCAACCGCAACGGCGGCGGTTCCCTGAAGGACGGTGGCGACGCCTGGATCCTGACGGCCCGACCGCAGGACGCCGCCGTCATCCAGGTGTTCGCCGGCTGGTCCAG GTCGTGCTCCTCCTTCGCTTCGGTCTCCGTCTCGGAGAAGAGCACAGCGGCGTCGGTCCTCAGCGAGGTCCTGGCTCTGCTGGACAGACAG GGTGAAGACGCCTCCAACTTCAGCCTCCAGGAGGTCAACATGAGCAGCAAGCAAG TTCAAAGACAGATGCTGAGTCCTCGGGAGAACGTTCTGGAGAAACTGCGGGGGATCAGGAAG CTGTCGCTGCGGCAGATGAACCAGACCCGGTTCTACGTGGTGGAGAACAGGAACCGGACGGTGCAGGTGAACCTGCTGATCGGAGGACTGCCCCCCCTGCTGACCAAAGACGAGTACGTCCAGCTGATCCAGGAGCACCTGGCCATCAAGG GTCACCTGGTCGCCTTCAGCCAAATCTACGGCAGTCAAG GGGCGGCGGCGCTGCAGATCTCCTGTTTCTCTGAAGCTGAGAGGATCTACATGCTGGCCAAAGACACGACCATCAACAGCAAGACGCTCACCTCGCTGGTCATTCCGGAGGTCCAG caccaggagCTGGGACCCGACGTCTGTCCTCTGCTGGTCTTCGTCAACCCCAAGAGCGGCGGCCTGAAGGGCCGGGAACTGCTCTACAGCTTCCGGAAGATCCTGAACCCCCACCAGGTCTTTGACATCTGCAACGGGGGCCCGCTGGCCGG ccTCCACACGTTCAGGGAGGTCCCCCGGTTCCGGGTGCTGGTCTGCGGGGGCGACGGGACCGTGGGCTGGGTTCTGGGAGTCCTGGAGGCCGTGAGGCACAAGCTGGTCTGCCGAGAGCCGCCCATCGGCATCGTGCCGCTGGGAACTG GTAACGACTTGGCCCGGATCCTGCGCTGGGGGGCTGGTTACAGCGGCGAGGACCCCCACCACATCCTGGTATCTGTGGACGAGGCCGATGTGGTTCTGATGGACCGCTGGACCATCCTGCTGGACGCCCAGGAGATCGGAGAAGACGGCAAGGAGAACGGCTTCCTGGAGCCACCAAAG ATCGTCCAGATGAACAACTACTTCGGTCTCGGCATCGACGCCGAGCTCAGCCTGGACTTCCACCTGGCCCGGGAGGACGAACCGGACAAGTTCACCAGCAG GTTCCACAACAAAGGTGTGTACGTGAAGGTGGGCCTGCAGAAGATCAGCCACAGCCGGAGCCTCCAcaaggagctgcagctgcaggtggaCTCCCAGAACGTCCCGCTGCCCAACATCGAGGGGCTGATCTTCCTCAACATCCCCAG ttggGGATCTGGTGCTGACCTGTGGGGATCGGAGGTGGACGGTCGCTACGGGAAACCGCGCATCGACGACGGCCTGCTAGAGGTGGTGGGCGTCACCGGAGTCGTACACATG ggtcAGGTGCAGAGCGGGATGCGTTCAGGAATCCGGATTGCTCAAGGGAACTACATCCGGCTGACGGTCAGCAAGCCCATCCCGGTCCAGGTGGACGGGGAGCCGTGGATCCAGCCGCCGggacacatcatcatctccgcCGCCGGGCCCAAG GTCCGGATGTTGAGGAAGTCCAAGCAGAAGCAGAAGAAGTCTTCAGCGAACGCCAGAGACTCTGAAAGTCCGTCCTCCCGAGACGGACGACTCTGA